The Desmonostoc muscorum LEGE 12446 genome includes a region encoding these proteins:
- a CDS encoding HesB/IscA family protein, translated as MIHLSQAAASEIVRIKSKQQPNVLFRLAVKPGGCSGLFYDMSFDEAIKVGDRLFDFDEIQVLIDAESLNQLNGLTVDYSEDLMGGGFRFHNPQAIATCTCGNSFSIGH; from the coding sequence ATGATTCATCTGAGTCAAGCAGCCGCGAGTGAAATTGTCCGAATCAAGTCCAAGCAACAGCCAAATGTCTTGTTTCGATTAGCAGTAAAACCAGGTGGCTGTTCCGGGTTATTTTATGATATGTCCTTCGATGAAGCAATAAAAGTTGGCGATCGCCTTTTTGACTTCGACGAGATTCAAGTACTTATAGATGCCGAAAGTTTAAATCAACTCAACGGGTTGACAGTAGATTATTCAGAAGACTTAATGGGTGGTGGTTTTCGCTTCCATAACCCCCAGGCGATCGCTACCTGTACCTGTGGCAATTCCTTCTCCATAGGTCACTAA
- a CDS encoding cupin domain-containing protein translates to MARYQETVQTDTLHLPPAISSKGVAATELRPWGAFTVLEEGRGYKIKRIEVKPGHRLSLQMHHHRSEHWIVVSGTARVVCGEQEVLLSNNESTYVPQCTAHRLENPGVIPLVLIEVQNGEYLGEDDIIRYQDDYARTKD, encoded by the coding sequence ATGGCTCGATATCAAGAAACTGTACAGACTGACACTCTACATCTACCTCCAGCTATTAGTTCCAAAGGTGTTGCTGCAACTGAGTTACGTCCTTGGGGTGCTTTTACAGTATTGGAAGAAGGACGCGGATACAAAATCAAGCGTATTGAAGTTAAGCCTGGACACCGCCTGAGTTTACAAATGCATCATCACCGCAGTGAACACTGGATTGTCGTCTCTGGTACAGCTAGGGTAGTTTGCGGTGAGCAAGAAGTATTACTGAGCAATAATGAGTCAACCTATGTACCTCAATGTACAGCTCATCGTTTAGAGAATCCTGGTGTGATTCCTTTGGTGTTGATTGAGGTGCAAAATGGCGAATACTTGGGTGAAGATGATATTATTCGCTACCAAGACGATTATGCTCGTACCAAGGATTAA
- the rpsL gene encoding 30S ribosomal protein S12, which produces MPTIQQLIRNEREQARQKTKSPALKQCPQRRGVCTRVYTTTPKKPNSALRKVARVRLTSGFEVTAYIPGIGHNLQEHSVVMIRGGRVKDLPGVRYHIIRGTLDTAGVKDRKQGRSKYGTKRPKEAKK; this is translated from the coding sequence ATGCCAACAATACAGCAGCTAATACGTAACGAACGCGAACAAGCGCGTCAGAAAACCAAGTCCCCAGCTCTGAAACAATGCCCCCAACGCCGGGGAGTTTGTACCAGAGTATACACGACCACACCAAAAAAGCCTAACTCAGCTCTACGCAAAGTAGCAAGGGTAAGACTCACCTCTGGGTTTGAAGTTACAGCTTACATTCCAGGGATTGGTCACAACTTACAAGAACACTCAGTTGTAATGATTCGTGGCGGTCGGGTTAAGGACTTACCAGGCGTGAGATACCACATCATCCGTGGCACCTTAGATACAGCCGGAGTCAAAGACCGCAAACAAGGCCGTTCCAAGTATGGAACCAAGCGTCCAAAAGAAGCTAAAAAATAG
- the rpsG gene encoding 30S ribosomal protein S7, which yields MSRRGVIQRRPVPSDSVYNSRLVSMIIRRIMRHGKKSLAARIVYDALKTIEERTGNNALETFERAVRNATPLVEVKARRVGGATYQVPMEVRSERGTTLALRWLVQFSRSRPGRTMASKLANELMDAANETGNAIRKREETHRMAEANKAFAHYRY from the coding sequence ATGTCTCGTCGTGGTGTTATTCAAAGGCGCCCAGTTCCGTCTGACTCCGTATATAACAGTCGCCTTGTGAGCATGATTATCAGGCGGATCATGCGTCATGGCAAGAAATCGCTTGCCGCCAGAATTGTCTATGATGCATTAAAAACCATTGAGGAACGCACTGGCAATAATGCCCTCGAAACTTTTGAAAGAGCAGTGCGGAATGCTACGCCTCTAGTAGAAGTCAAGGCTCGGCGAGTCGGCGGAGCAACCTACCAAGTACCAATGGAAGTGCGTTCGGAGCGGGGTACTACCCTAGCACTGCGTTGGCTGGTGCAATTTTCTAGATCTAGACCAGGGCGCACAATGGCCAGCAAACTGGCAAATGAGTTAATGGACGCAGCCAATGAAACAGGAAACGCCATTCGCAAACGCGAAGAAACGCACCGGATGGCGGAAGCGAATAAAGCATTTGCACATTATCGTTACTAG
- the gltB gene encoding glutamate synthase large subunit → MNNQSMNQDQKITADIDSINTCQGQRWLVEERDACGVGFIAHRQNHASHEIVEKALAALTCLEHRGGCSADQDSGDGAGLLTAIPWELFQEEFAQRKKEFSSTNNTAVGMIFLPQDQQAAQKARAAVEEIAAQEKLIVLGWRVVPVQPDLLGVQARENQPQIEQVLLASVDKSGDELERELYITRRRISKLANNISEEFYICSLSSRTIVYKGMVRSAVLGEFYQDLKNPLYKSAFAVYHRRFSTNTMPKWPLAQPMRLLGHNGEINTLLGNINWMMAREATLNHPVWAMGAGSLKETRINELKPLVHIDNSDSATLDNVLELLVRSGRSPLEALMIMVPEAYKNQPSLNDYPEIVDFYEYYSGLQEAWDGPALLVFSDGQKVGATLDRNGLRPARYLITEDDYIVVASEAGVIDFPEAKIIEKGRLGPGQMIAVDLENHEVLKNWDIKQRIAKQHPYGEWLQQYRQELKSLAISHTSNGNGNGKGQSTNDQGLLTIDKQTLLQRQTAFGYTTEDVDMVIEQMAIAGSEPTFCMGDDIPLAVLSEKPHLLYDYFKQRFAQVTNPAIDPLREKLVMSLKVELGERGNLLDPKPEYARRLKLESPVLNEAELEAIKLSGFATAELSTLFAIATGPEGLKAAVESLQAQAAESVRAGAKILILSDRPSDSSISTEYTYIPPLLAVGAVHHHLIREGLRMKTSLIVNTAQCWSTHHFACLIGYGAGAVCPYMALDTVRDWWSDPRTQKLMEGKKIPTLILEQALGNYRKAVESGLLKILSKMGISLLSSYQAAQIFEAIGIGRDLIELGFRGTTSRIGGLSVSELALEVLSFHSKAFPELTNNKLENLGFVQYRAKGEYHMNSPEMVKALHKALDGNNYDHYEVYKKHLQGRPVTALRDLLDFQGDRPSISIEEVESVSEIVHRFCTGGMSLGALSREAHETLAIAMNRIGGKSNSGEGGEDPVRYTVLDDVDESGHSPTLPHLNGLRNGDRAYSAIKQVASGRFGVTPEYLVNAKQIEIKIAQGAKPGEGGQLPGPKVSEYIAMLRRSKPGVTLISPPPHHDIYSIEDLAQLIFDLHQINPKAKVSVKLVAEVGIGTIAAGVAKANADIIQISGHDGGTGASPLSSIKHAGSPWELGLSEVHRVLMENSLRDRVILRVDGGLKSGWDVVIGALMGAEEFGFGSIAMIAEGCIMARVCHMNTCPVGVATQKEELRKRFTGIPEQVVNFFYFIAQEVRSLLARLGYRSLSEIIGRADLLKVRPEVKLTKTRSLNLNCLLQLPDSKENRNWLVHEEVHSNGVVLDDKFLADPDIQAAIDNQSAITKTFSIVNTDRTVGTRLAGAIASQYGDSGFEGQIHLKFTGSVGQSFGAFNLPGIILTLEGEANDYVGKGMHGGKIIIKPPSDATYNSSQNVIVGNTCLYGATGGTLFANGLAGERFAVRNSKGIAVIEGAGDHCCEYMTGGVIVVLGKVGRNVAAGMTGGLAYFLDEDGSFPELVNPEIVKMQRVITEAGANQLQELIKTHVERTGSPKAKKILQNWQEFLPKFWQLVPPSEADSPQANPENKTTEFSLVTTSH, encoded by the coding sequence ATGAATAATCAATCGATGAATCAAGACCAGAAAATCACAGCGGATATTGACTCAATAAATACCTGTCAGGGGCAAAGGTGGTTAGTAGAGGAACGAGATGCCTGTGGTGTGGGTTTTATTGCTCATCGTCAAAATCATGCCAGCCACGAAATTGTCGAAAAAGCTTTAGCTGCTTTGACCTGCTTAGAACACCGGGGGGGTTGTAGCGCTGACCAAGACTCTGGCGATGGTGCGGGACTATTGACAGCAATTCCTTGGGAGTTGTTTCAAGAAGAATTTGCCCAAAGAAAAAAGGAATTTTCATCTACCAACAATACAGCTGTGGGGATGATATTCTTACCACAAGACCAACAAGCAGCACAAAAAGCTAGGGCAGCAGTTGAGGAAATAGCTGCACAAGAAAAATTGATTGTACTGGGATGGCGAGTAGTACCGGTGCAACCTGATTTGCTGGGGGTACAAGCAAGAGAAAATCAACCCCAAATTGAGCAAGTTTTGTTAGCGTCCGTTGACAAAAGCGGCGATGAACTAGAACGAGAACTATATATTACCCGCCGCCGAATTAGTAAACTTGCAAATAATATTTCAGAAGAATTTTATATTTGCTCCTTATCAAGCCGGACAATTGTCTACAAAGGCATGGTGCGTTCTGCTGTATTGGGAGAATTTTATCAAGATTTAAAAAATCCACTTTACAAAAGTGCCTTTGCTGTCTACCATCGTCGCTTCAGCACCAACACGATGCCCAAATGGCCGCTAGCCCAACCAATGCGGCTTTTGGGTCACAATGGCGAAATCAATACCTTATTGGGTAACATCAACTGGATGATGGCACGAGAAGCTACCTTAAATCATCCAGTATGGGCTATGGGTGCAGGTTCTTTAAAAGAGACTCGCATCAACGAACTCAAGCCATTAGTTCACATTGACAACAGCGATTCAGCTACTTTAGATAATGTGCTGGAATTGCTGGTGCGTTCTGGACGCAGCCCCTTGGAAGCCTTAATGATTATGGTTCCAGAGGCTTACAAAAATCAGCCTTCTTTAAATGACTATCCGGAAATTGTTGATTTCTACGAATATTACAGCGGTTTGCAAGAAGCATGGGACGGCCCGGCACTTTTAGTATTCAGTGATGGTCAAAAAGTTGGGGCGACACTAGATCGCAATGGCTTAAGACCAGCTCGTTACCTGATTACCGAAGATGACTACATTGTTGTAGCTTCCGAAGCTGGAGTAATAGACTTCCCAGAAGCCAAGATTATAGAGAAAGGTAGACTAGGACCAGGGCAAATGATTGCCGTGGATTTAGAAAATCATGAGGTGCTGAAAAATTGGGATATAAAACAGCGCATCGCTAAGCAGCATCCCTATGGAGAATGGCTGCAACAGTACCGTCAAGAATTAAAGTCATTGGCCATTAGTCACACATCAAATGGAAATGGCAATGGCAAAGGACAATCGACAAATGACCAAGGTCTATTGACGATTGACAAACAAACCTTACTTCAGCGTCAAACTGCCTTCGGTTACACCACAGAAGATGTGGACATGGTGATCGAACAAATGGCGATCGCCGGATCAGAACCGACTTTCTGCATGGGAGATGATATTCCCCTAGCAGTATTGTCAGAAAAACCACACTTGCTTTATGACTATTTCAAACAGCGTTTTGCTCAGGTAACCAATCCGGCGATCGATCCCCTACGGGAAAAGCTGGTGATGTCTTTGAAAGTCGAGTTGGGTGAACGGGGTAACTTATTAGATCCAAAGCCAGAATATGCCCGGAGACTGAAACTTGAGTCGCCGGTGTTGAACGAGGCAGAATTAGAGGCGATTAAGCTGTCAGGATTTGCCACAGCCGAGTTATCAACTTTATTTGCGATCGCCACCGGTCCAGAAGGATTAAAAGCTGCCGTCGAGTCTTTACAAGCACAAGCCGCTGAATCAGTGCGGGCAGGTGCAAAGATTTTAATATTAAGCGACCGCCCAAGTGATAGCAGTATTAGCACAGAATACACTTACATTCCTCCCCTACTAGCAGTCGGCGCCGTCCATCACCACCTGATTCGGGAAGGGTTGCGGATGAAAACATCCCTGATTGTCAATACTGCCCAATGCTGGAGTACTCATCACTTTGCTTGTCTCATTGGCTACGGTGCTGGTGCAGTTTGTCCGTATATGGCTTTGGACACAGTGCGCGATTGGTGGTCCGATCCCAGAACTCAAAAATTAATGGAGGGGAAAAAAATACCCACCCTCATCCTAGAGCAAGCTTTAGGAAATTATCGCAAAGCAGTAGAGTCGGGTTTGCTGAAAATCCTCTCCAAGATGGGAATTTCCTTGCTCTCCAGCTATCAAGCAGCCCAAATTTTTGAAGCGATCGGCATCGGTAGGGATTTAATCGAACTGGGATTTCGTGGTACCACTTCCCGCATCGGCGGTTTGAGTGTCAGCGAACTCGCCCTGGAGGTGCTTTCTTTCCACAGCAAAGCTTTCCCAGAACTGACAAACAACAAATTAGAAAACTTGGGCTTTGTGCAGTACCGTGCTAAGGGCGAGTACCACATGAATAGCCCAGAAATGGTAAAGGCGCTGCATAAAGCTTTAGATGGCAACAACTACGACCACTACGAAGTTTACAAAAAACACCTCCAAGGCAGACCAGTAACTGCTTTGCGTGACTTGCTAGATTTCCAAGGCGATCGCCCGTCCATATCTATAGAAGAAGTAGAATCGGTATCTGAAATTGTCCACCGCTTCTGTACTGGTGGCATGTCTTTAGGCGCTTTGTCAAGAGAAGCACATGAAACTTTAGCGATCGCCATGAACCGCATTGGCGGCAAATCTAACTCTGGGGAAGGCGGCGAAGATCCAGTGCGCTATACAGTTTTGGATGACGTAGATGAATCAGGGCATTCGCCAACCCTACCTCATTTAAATGGATTGCGAAATGGCGATCGCGCTTATAGTGCCATTAAGCAAGTTGCATCGGGACGCTTTGGTGTCACCCCAGAGTATTTAGTCAACGCCAAGCAAATTGAAATTAAAATTGCCCAAGGTGCCAAGCCTGGGGAAGGTGGACAACTTCCAGGACCGAAGGTGAGTGAATATATTGCCATGTTAAGGCGATCGAAGCCAGGTGTGACGCTGATTTCGCCACCACCGCACCACGATATTTATTCCATTGAAGACTTAGCACAGCTGATTTTTGACCTACACCAAATTAACCCGAAAGCAAAAGTGTCGGTGAAGCTAGTTGCAGAAGTCGGTATTGGAACGATCGCTGCGGGTGTAGCCAAGGCAAATGCTGATATTATCCAAATTTCTGGTCATGATGGTGGTACGGGTGCATCGCCACTCAGTTCGATTAAACATGCGGGTTCACCTTGGGAACTTGGTTTAAGTGAAGTGCATCGCGTTTTGATGGAAAATAGTTTGCGCGATCGCGTGATTTTACGCGTTGATGGCGGACTGAAGAGTGGCTGGGATGTGGTCATCGGGGCATTGATGGGTGCTGAAGAATTCGGTTTCGGCTCCATTGCGATGATTGCTGAGGGCTGTATCATGGCACGAGTTTGCCACATGAACACCTGCCCTGTGGGTGTTGCGACTCAAAAAGAAGAACTCCGCAAGCGGTTTACAGGAATACCGGAACAAGTTGTCAACTTCTTCTACTTCATTGCCCAAGAAGTGCGGAGTTTGTTAGCACGACTCGGCTACCGTTCTTTGTCAGAAATCATTGGACGTGCAGATTTATTGAAAGTGCGTCCAGAGGTAAAACTTACCAAAACGCGATCGCTAAATCTCAACTGTTTACTTCAGCTACCAGATAGCAAAGAAAATCGTAACTGGTTAGTCCATGAAGAAGTTCACAGCAACGGCGTGGTTTTAGATGACAAATTCCTTGCCGATCCCGACATTCAAGCTGCCATTGATAATCAATCTGCTATTACCAAGACCTTCTCCATAGTCAATACTGATAGAACAGTAGGTACTAGATTAGCAGGAGCGATCGCTTCCCAATACGGTGACAGTGGCTTTGAAGGACAAATTCATCTCAAATTCACAGGTAGTGTTGGGCAAAGCTTTGGGGCTTTCAATCTCCCCGGTATTATTCTCACCTTGGAAGGAGAGGCAAACGACTACGTAGGCAAAGGAATGCATGGTGGCAAAATTATCATCAAACCCCCATCTGATGCCACTTATAATTCATCACAAAACGTCATAGTTGGTAATACCTGTCTTTATGGCGCTACTGGTGGGACATTATTTGCCAACGGCTTAGCAGGAGAACGCTTTGCCGTGAGAAACTCCAAAGGTATCGCAGTGATTGAAGGTGCTGGGGATCACTGCTGTGAGTACATGACTGGTGGTGTAATTGTCGTTCTTGGTAAAGTAGGGCGTAACGTAGCTGCTGGAATGACTGGTGGACTGGCATACTTTTTAGATGAAGACGGTTCATTTCCTGAGTTAGTCAACCCAGAAATTGTCAAAATGCAGCGAGTGATTACCGAAGCGGGTGCAAACCAATTGCAAGAGTTAATCAAAACTCATGTAGAACGAACTGGTTCACCAAAAGCGAAGAAAATTCTGCAAAACTGGCAAGAATTTTTGCCGAAATTCTGGCAGTTGGTTCCGCCTTCTGAAGCTGATAGTCCCCAAGCCAATCCTGAAAACAA
- a CDS encoding phosphodiester glycosidase family protein, with the protein MVKMPNCCQQQYSSVISLIGNSRFIRASVSPIVLIAVCLATTYGNAQESPKNSKPIPRLISQSPTSPIPAVRSPSVGNQISLNGRTLPGTWLQRTGKSGQITTHLSDGAFRQLFGVNFLNSSNWTRQPIQWFSSVSNPLVLSTTLLKGYRYLDITNFAQTAGWQIQANGNTLAIATPKAQVTNIVQSQQPSDASVTSLQPTRILVDLNRPTPWQVAQGSTVKTIPTPSLDPDTPPPKSTTPANREWTVTLDAIADPVLIERYTPQPPPTAPPTSLPDILKQLSPATPPVLPDPEPLIQKVEVVKNQTIIRLSVPFGLSPQVSTVADPHRLIIDIRSDPLEERDITWAPGLRWRQHYMNLGTERFPVVWLEVNPRRVGLTLKPMWVSPDTLIGTAPLIQTAQRYLAVAGINGGYFNRNNRLPLGAIRRDGQWLSGPILNRGAIAWNDSGQFYFGRLTLEETLITANNQRLPILFLNSGYVQSGIARYTRAWGATYTPLTDNEVILVVQKDQITNQLPGGKVGEQAIPIPQDGYLLTLRASATASASQLPIGTALSISSATAPADFSRYPHIIGAGPLLIQNRQIVLDAKAEKFSNAFIAEKAIRSGICTTPTGTLMITATHNRVGGYGPTLAEHAQIMQQMGCVDALNLDGGSSTSLYLGGQLLDRFPSTAARVHNGIGIFLQK; encoded by the coding sequence ATGGTAAAAATGCCGAATTGTTGCCAACAACAATACTCCAGTGTTATTTCACTGATTGGGAATAGTAGGTTTATCCGAGCTAGTGTGTCACCAATAGTTTTGATAGCGGTGTGCTTAGCTACTACCTATGGTAACGCCCAGGAGTCCCCTAAAAATAGTAAACCAATACCAAGGTTAATTTCACAGTCACCGACATCTCCAATACCCGCGGTGCGATCGCCTTCTGTTGGTAATCAAATATCCCTCAATGGGCGTACCTTACCAGGAACTTGGTTGCAGCGGACTGGAAAATCTGGTCAAATCACGACTCATCTCAGTGACGGCGCATTCCGGCAATTATTTGGAGTAAATTTTTTAAACAGTAGCAACTGGACTAGGCAACCAATACAGTGGTTTTCTTCGGTGAGCAACCCATTAGTTTTAAGCACTACCTTACTAAAGGGATATCGCTATCTGGATATTACTAATTTTGCTCAAACAGCTGGATGGCAGATCCAAGCCAATGGTAACACCTTAGCGATCGCCACCCCGAAAGCACAAGTCACAAACATTGTTCAAAGCCAGCAACCTTCAGACGCAAGTGTTACTTCCTTGCAACCAACTCGAATTCTTGTCGATTTAAATCGTCCAACTCCCTGGCAAGTTGCACAAGGATCAACTGTTAAAACAATTCCGACTCCATCCCTCGATCCAGACACACCACCACCCAAATCGACTACACCAGCGAATCGAGAGTGGACAGTTACCCTGGATGCAATAGCCGATCCCGTTTTAATAGAACGCTATACTCCCCAGCCACCACCAACAGCACCACCAACATCATTACCAGATATACTCAAACAATTATCGCCAGCAACACCACCAGTATTACCAGATCCAGAACCACTAATTCAAAAAGTGGAAGTGGTGAAAAACCAAACCATTATTCGTCTGAGTGTTCCCTTTGGCCTATCGCCTCAAGTTAGTACTGTAGCAGACCCCCATCGCCTGATTATCGATATTCGATCCGATCCTCTAGAAGAGCGGGATATTACTTGGGCACCGGGATTGCGCTGGCGACAGCATTATATGAATTTAGGCACAGAACGCTTTCCAGTGGTTTGGTTAGAAGTTAATCCCCGGAGAGTTGGGCTAACGTTGAAACCGATGTGGGTTAGCCCTGATACACTTATAGGTACTGCTCCCTTAATCCAAACAGCACAACGCTACTTAGCAGTAGCTGGAATTAATGGTGGTTATTTTAACCGTAATAATAGATTGCCCTTGGGTGCGATTCGCCGAGATGGTCAGTGGTTATCAGGGCCTATTCTCAACCGAGGAGCGATCGCCTGGAATGATTCTGGTCAATTTTACTTTGGCCGCCTCACCTTAGAAGAAACTTTAATCACTGCAAATAACCAGCGCTTACCAATTCTCTTTCTTAATAGTGGGTACGTCCAGAGTGGTATTGCTCGTTATACCCGTGCTTGGGGAGCAACTTACACACCTCTAACCGACAACGAAGTTATCCTGGTGGTACAGAAAGACCAAATTACTAATCAATTACCAGGCGGCAAAGTTGGTGAGCAGGCGATTCCTATTCCCCAGGATGGCTACCTGCTAACGTTACGCGCCAGCGCTACTGCTAGTGCCTCACAATTACCTATTGGTACCGCACTCAGTATTTCCAGCGCTACTGCTCCCGCTGATTTTAGTCGTTATCCCCACATTATCGGAGCAGGACCGCTATTAATCCAAAATCGTCAAATTGTCCTTGATGCCAAAGCCGAAAAATTCAGCAACGCCTTTATTGCAGAAAAAGCTATTCGTAGCGGTATTTGCACAACACCAACAGGCACACTGATGATTACTGCCACTCATAATCGTGTCGGCGGTTATGGCCCTACATTGGCAGAACATGCCCAAATAATGCAACAGATGGGGTGTGTGGACGCTCTAAATTTGGACGGTGGTAGTTCTACCAGCCTTTACTTAGGAGGACAACTACTTGACCGTTTCCCCAGTACCGCTGCTCGTGTCCACAATGGCATTGGTATTTTCCTGCAAAAATAA
- the fusA gene encoding elongation factor G: MARTIPLEKVRNIGIAAHIDAGKTTTTERILFYSGIIHKIGEVHEGTAVTDWMEQERERGITITAAAISTSWKDHQINIIDTPGHVDFTIEVERSMRVLDGVIAVFCSVGGVQPQSETVWRQADRYKVPRIAFINKMDRTGANFYKVHEQMRDRLRANAIAIQLPIGSENDFQGIVDLVKQCAYIYANDQGTDIQETDIPAEMQAQVEEYRTKLVEAVAETDDTLMSKYFDGEELTADEIAAALRKGTIAGTIVPVLCGSAFKNKGVQLMLDAVVDYLPAPSEVPAIQGILPNGDTVERRADDNEPLAALAFKIMADPYGRLTFVRVYSGVLKKGSYVLNATKNKKERISRLVLMKADDRQDVDELRAGDLGAALGLKDTLTGDTICDDASPVILESLFIPEPVISVAVEPKTKNDMDKLSKALQSLSEEDPTFRVNVDPETNQTVIAGMGELHLEILVDRMLREFKVEANVGAPQVAYRETIRKAVNKIEGKFIRQSGGKGQYGHVVIDLEPGEPGTGFEFVSKIVGGSVPKEYIGPAEQGMKESCESGVLAGYPLIDVKATLIDGSYHDVDSSEMAFKIAGSMAMKEAVLKASPVLLEPMMKVEVEVPEDFIGNVIGDLISRRGQIESQSTEQGLAKVASKVPLATMFGYATDIRSKTQGRGIFTMEFSHYEEVPRSVAETIIAKSKGNA; this comes from the coding sequence GTGGCACGCACGATCCCGCTAGAGAAAGTACGCAACATCGGTATTGCGGCGCATATAGATGCGGGCAAAACAACAACAACAGAGAGAATATTGTTTTACTCTGGGATAATTCATAAGATTGGCGAAGTTCATGAAGGAACTGCCGTCACAGACTGGATGGAGCAGGAGCGGGAGCGGGGAATTACCATCACTGCTGCTGCTATTAGTACCAGCTGGAAAGATCATCAAATTAACATTATCGATACTCCAGGTCACGTAGACTTCACAATTGAAGTTGAGCGTTCCATGCGCGTGTTGGATGGTGTAATCGCGGTATTTTGTTCTGTGGGTGGTGTGCAACCGCAGTCTGAGACAGTGTGGCGACAAGCAGACCGCTATAAAGTTCCTCGGATCGCCTTCATCAACAAGATGGATCGCACAGGAGCGAACTTTTATAAAGTTCACGAGCAAATGCGCGATCGCCTGCGGGCAAATGCGATCGCTATTCAACTACCAATTGGTAGCGAAAACGACTTCCAAGGTATTGTTGACCTCGTAAAGCAGTGCGCGTATATTTACGCAAACGATCAAGGAACTGATATCCAAGAGACCGATATCCCAGCCGAGATGCAAGCGCAGGTAGAAGAATACCGCACCAAGCTAGTAGAAGCAGTGGCAGAAACAGATGATACTCTGATGTCTAAGTACTTCGATGGCGAAGAACTTACAGCAGACGAAATTGCTGCTGCTCTGCGTAAAGGCACAATTGCTGGCACAATCGTACCAGTACTTTGTGGCTCGGCATTTAAAAACAAAGGTGTACAGTTGATGCTGGATGCCGTTGTCGATTACCTGCCAGCACCAAGTGAAGTACCGGCAATTCAAGGCATACTGCCCAATGGTGATACTGTTGAGCGGCGGGCTGATGACAACGAACCCCTAGCGGCTTTAGCATTCAAGATTATGGCTGACCCTTACGGTCGCCTAACATTTGTTCGCGTTTATTCTGGTGTGCTGAAAAAGGGTAGCTACGTCCTCAACGCTACTAAGAATAAAAAAGAACGGATTTCCCGCTTAGTTCTGATGAAGGCAGACGATCGACAAGATGTCGATGAACTGCGAGCGGGTGATTTGGGAGCTGCCTTGGGATTGAAAGATACCTTGACAGGTGACACCATCTGTGATGATGCTTCACCAGTAATTTTGGAATCCCTATTCATTCCTGAGCCTGTGATCTCGGTAGCGGTTGAACCCAAAACCAAGAATGACATGGATAAATTATCCAAGGCTCTGCAATCTCTCTCGGAAGAAGACCCTACCTTCCGTGTCAACGTCGATCCGGAAACAAACCAAACCGTGATCGCAGGGATGGGAGAACTACACCTCGAAATTCTAGTAGACCGGATGTTACGAGAATTCAAGGTGGAAGCGAATGTTGGCGCACCACAAGTAGCTTACCGAGAAACAATTCGGAAAGCTGTGAACAAAATCGAGGGCAAATTCATCCGCCAAAGTGGTGGTAAAGGTCAATACGGTCATGTTGTGATCGATTTGGAGCCTGGAGAACCTGGTACTGGTTTTGAATTTGTTTCTAAAATTGTTGGCGGTAGTGTGCCTAAAGAATACATCGGCCCAGCAGAACAAGGAATGAAAGAAAGCTGCGAATCCGGTGTTCTGGCTGGATATCCGTTGATTGATGTCAAAGCGACGCTAATTGATGGGTCATACCACGATGTAGACTCTTCGGAAATGGCTTTCAAAATCGCTGGCTCAATGGCAATGAAAGAAGCTGTGCTTAAAGCTTCACCAGTACTATTAGAGCCTATGATGAAAGTTGAAGTGGAAGTTCCTGAAGACTTTATCGGGAACGTCATTGGCGACCTCATCTCCCGCCGGGGGCAGATTGAAAGCCAAAGCACTGAACAGGGACTCGCTAAGGTGGCATCCAAAGTTCCACTGGCGACCATGTTCGGCTACGCCACTGATATCCGGTCGAAGACCCAAGGTCGGGGTATCTTCACGATGGAGTTCAGCCACTACGAAGAGGTGCCTCGCAGCGTAGCTGAAACTATCATTGCAAAAAGCAAAGGGAACGCTTAA